A portion of the Calliphora vicina chromosome 5, idCalVici1.1, whole genome shotgun sequence genome contains these proteins:
- the LOC135961225 gene encoding uncharacterized protein LOC135961225: MRLCFSCLGSGHSSRFCRYRKTCPVDGCLRKHNKLLHDVKINDGGKNELSSESPAPSGSTNENESVLSCVSKAADKGVLLFRVVPIVLYGPSNKIETYALLDEGSSVTMVDSSLVKKLGLQEHQSQLNLNWYAGKASQETATVVDMHVSGIGKQRKYALRNVYGVSNLKLPAQSFNMDLSRHPGLPIKLYHDVVHKVLIGLDHCHLGLPDEIVSLDENGPYAANTPLGWVVFWKMMVQPEQRLYDLVANYFETENFGVKLLPVIESKDDLRARKILNETTVKIDGRFQTRLLWRADDVVLPDSYSMALNRLVGIERKMKRSPEFGAAYKSIMKDYLSKRGKLSPNEVADLCPRTWYLPHFGVINPNKPGKIRLVFDAAATVEGVSLNSKLLKGPQQYKPLPSVLFNFGVGAVAVCGDIKEMFHQVLVAPEDKCSQRFLWRDDNREPPDFYEMLVMTFGAACSPCVAHYVKETNALSYRDKYPRAVKPIVDHHYVDDFVDSFPTSARAIEIAKQVRDIHKSAGFELRNFSSNSSKVIVALKGTVESPVNFSSDVNQLQSEKILGMYWQPKDDTFRFNLKFHNVNADVIEGMRCPTKRKLLSVVVSDPLGFLSYYMITAKLLIREVWRHNIRWDDALPGELNEMWNNWRQELQNVIHVKVPRFYFRNGVPSRLELHVFVDAIEDAFGAVSYWRSINADNKIEVTFVAAKTRCAPLKAMSIPRLELQAAAVV, translated from the exons ATGAGGTTATGTTTTTCGTGTCTGGGTAGTGGACATTCGAGTAGATTTTGCCGTTATCGAAAGACGTGTCCCGTAGATGGTTGCCTAAGAAAACATAACAAATTATTACATGATGTCAAAATTAATGATGGTGGAAAAAATGAGCTTTCGTCAGAGTCGCCTGCTCCAAGTGGTTCCACAAATGAAAATGAGTCTGTTCTTAGCTGTGTGTCTAAAGCTGCAGATAAAGGTGTGTTGTTGTTCCGAGTGGTGCCAATTGTGCTTTATGGTCCCAGTAACAAAATTGAAACCTATGCGTTGTTGGATGAAGGTTCGTCGGTTACTATGGTGGACAGCTCCTTGGTGAAGAAACTTGGTCTTCAGGAGCATCAAAgtcaattgaatttaaattggtATGCTGGTAAGGCATCGCAAGAAACGGCAACAGTGGTTGATATGCACGTAAGTGGAATTGGTAAGCAGAGAAAATATGCCTTGCGAAACGTTTATGgagtttcaaatttaaaattgccggcCCAAAGCTTCAATATGGATTTAAGTCGCCATCCTGGTTTGCCCATTAAATTATATCATGATGTTGTCCACAAAGTTCTGATTGGATTAGATCATTGTCATCTGGGACTTCCTGATGAAATTGTGTCTCTGGATGAAAATGGTCCATATGCTGCTAACACCCCATTAGGATGGGTCGTATTTTGGAAAATGATGG TTCAGCCGGAGCAAAGACTCTATGACTTGGtggcaaattattttgaaacggAGAATTTTGGTGTGAAGTTATTGCCGGTCATAGAATCAAAGGATGACTTACGGGCTCgaaaaatattgaatgaaaCTACAGTTAAGATTGATGGTAGATTCCAAACTCGGCTCTTGTGGCGTGCAGATGATGTTGTGTTGCCTGATAGCTACTCCATGGCTCTAAATAGACTTGTTGGAATTGAGCGAAAGATGAAAAGAAGTCCTGAATTTGGTGCTGCCTACAAATCCATTATGAAGGACTATTTGTCCAAGAGAGGTAAATTGTCGCCTAATGAAGTTGCTGATTTGTGCCCCAGGACTTGGTATCTTCCGCATTTTGGAGTAATTAATCCTAATAAGCCAGGAAAAATTCGTTTAGTGTTTGATGCTGCCGCAACTGTTGAAGGTGTTTCCCTGAATTCTAAACTGCTAAAAGGCCCGCAGCAATATAAGCCTCTGCCAtccgttttatttaattttggagTTGGTGCTGTAGCAGTGTGTGGAGACATCAAAGAAATGTTTCACCAGGTCCTTGTAGCTCCTGAAGATAAATGCTCTCAAAGATTCCTATGGCGCGACGACAATAGAGAACCACCTGATTTTTATGAAATGCTCGTTATGACTTTTGGTGCTGCTTGCTCGCCTTGCGTAGCCCATTATGTCAAAGAAACAAATGCCCTAAGCTATCGTGATAAATATCCTCGTGCAGTGAAGCCGATTGTTGATCATCATTATGTAGATGATTTTGTGGATAGTTTTCCGACGTCAGCAAGGGCCATTGAGATTGCCAAACAAGTTCGCGACATTCATAAATCAGCTGGGTTTGAACTACGTAATTTTTCATCGAACTCTTCAAAAGTAATTGTGGCTCTGAAAGGTACAGTGGAAAGTCCGGTGAATTTTTCCAGCGATGTCAACCAGCTACAATCAGAGAAGATACTTGGTATGTATTGGCAACCTAAAGATGATACTTTCAGGTTCAATTTGAAGTTCCACAACGTGAATGCTGATGTTATAGAAGGTATGAGGTGTCCAACAAAACGCAAGCTTTTAAGTGTGGTTGTGTCTGATCCACTTGGTTTCCTGAGCTACTACATGATAACGGCAAAGTTACTGATACGTGAAGTTTGGAGACACAATATACGATGGGATGATGCATTGCCCGGAGAATTAAACGAGATGTGGAATAATTGGCGCCAAGAGCTACAAAATGTCATCCATGTTAAAGTGCCtcgattttattttagaaatggtGTTCCTTCTCGCCTGGAACTACATGTTTTTGTCGACGCTATTGAAGATGCATTTGGTGCCGTGTCATACTGGAGGTCTATAAATGCTGATAATAAAATTGAAGTGACTTTTGTAGCTGCAAAAACTAGATGTGCTCCTCTGAAAGCAATGAGTATTCCTCGGCTCGAACTTCAGGCTGCTGCTGTCGTTTGA